Proteins from a single region of Paenibacillus sp. BIHB 4019:
- a CDS encoding 4'-phosphopantetheinyl transferase superfamily protein: MIEVYMLRLDERKAAALYPDMLKYVSESKQEAVRRFRRPIDAYRSLTGEILARLAISKRWQLSNNELSFCKNEFGKPLLDNAAIDCEFNVSHSGDWVVCAFGDCPVGIDVELMKPQDLSIAERFFAPVEYEMLMSLAGNRQLTYFYQLWTLKESYIKAVGKGMSIPLDSFSFLIKEDGEVAASLEAGASAAYFTQTFADDDHALALCTFQQTEPIFKELDYEELESLLSMLH, translated from the coding sequence ATGATAGAGGTTTATATGCTGCGGCTGGATGAGAGGAAAGCTGCGGCGCTTTACCCCGATATGCTGAAATACGTTTCAGAAAGCAAGCAAGAAGCTGTCCGCCGCTTTCGCCGGCCGATTGACGCTTACCGATCGCTGACGGGTGAGATTTTGGCCCGTCTTGCGATTAGCAAGCGGTGGCAGTTATCAAATAATGAGCTTTCTTTCTGCAAAAATGAGTTTGGCAAGCCGCTGCTAGATAACGCTGCCATCGACTGCGAGTTTAATGTGTCACATTCCGGAGACTGGGTAGTCTGCGCCTTCGGCGACTGCCCGGTCGGAATTGATGTTGAGCTCATGAAGCCGCAAGACTTGTCGATAGCAGAGCGGTTCTTCGCTCCGGTTGAATATGAGATGCTGATGAGTTTGGCTGGAAATCGCCAGCTCACGTATTTTTACCAGCTGTGGACGTTGAAGGAAAGCTATATCAAGGCAGTAGGCAAAGGAATGTCGATTCCGCTTGACTCCTTTTCTTTTTTAATCAAGGAGGATGGTGAAGTGGCGGCAAGCCTTGAAGCAGGGGCGTCTGCCGCTTATTTTACGCAAACCTTTGCAGATGATGATCATGCGCTGGCACTATGTACCTTCCAGCAAACGGAGCCCATCTTTAAAGAACTGGATTATGAGGAGCTGGAAAGCCTGCTTTCCATGCTCCATTAA
- the fabD gene encoding ACP S-malonyltransferase produces the protein MEKMAFLFPGQGSHFVGMSKGLYDQYTIVKQTFEEANDVLGYDLARLCFEGSLAELSKAKNAQPAILVSSVASFRVYMQEIGIVPQFLAGHSLGEYAAFTCAGAIRFSDAVKLLHERGKMTDEVASSDVGAMSIIDGVERKLVVDECKAMEQEGRQVWVSCYNTPNQTAISGESDAVMELEDRLANHGGLATPLLASAPFHCSFMQPLADQLLDKLSGLEYGFFKYPVITNRNAEPMAHSEKVAQNLALHLTSPVQWERTMQYFKHKGVTLTVEMGPKNVLTNMVKANVDGIEALCYGTKEDRKKIEQILAAYPGLRKHIPTIITRSLAVAVATLNQNWDNEEYQEKVVKSYRKIQEIQDRLEETGEKPSLEQMRTALDLLKIILDTKKVSVEEQTRWFHQIIDETGMYYELNDYLAPSRLAEKISR, from the coding sequence ATGGAAAAAATGGCGTTTCTGTTCCCGGGTCAAGGCTCTCACTTTGTCGGCATGTCGAAAGGTCTTTATGACCAATATACGATCGTGAAGCAAACGTTCGAGGAAGCTAACGATGTGCTTGGCTATGATTTGGCAAGGCTCTGCTTTGAAGGCTCGCTTGCAGAGCTTTCCAAAGCAAAAAATGCCCAGCCTGCCATTCTCGTATCAAGCGTAGCCAGCTTCCGCGTTTATATGCAGGAGATTGGTATAGTTCCGCAATTTCTTGCCGGGCACAGCCTTGGCGAATATGCGGCGTTTACTTGCGCGGGAGCGATTCGTTTTTCCGATGCGGTGAAGCTGCTGCACGAACGGGGAAAAATGACCGACGAGGTCGCGTCAAGCGATGTTGGAGCCATGTCCATTATTGATGGCGTTGAGCGCAAGCTGGTTGTGGATGAGTGCAAAGCGATGGAGCAGGAGGGCCGTCAGGTTTGGGTGTCCTGCTATAATACGCCGAATCAAACCGCGATTTCCGGGGAAAGCGACGCGGTTATGGAACTAGAGGATAGGCTCGCGAATCATGGCGGGCTGGCAACGCCGCTGCTTGCGAGTGCTCCGTTCCACTGCAGCTTTATGCAGCCGCTGGCTGACCAATTATTGGACAAATTGTCCGGGCTGGAGTACGGTTTTTTCAAATATCCGGTCATTACGAACCGCAATGCCGAGCCGATGGCACATTCGGAGAAAGTAGCGCAAAATCTTGCGCTGCATTTAACTAGCCCGGTACAATGGGAACGTACGATGCAATATTTTAAACATAAGGGCGTTACACTTACGGTTGAAATGGGACCTAAAAATGTATTGACCAATATGGTGAAGGCGAACGTGGATGGAATTGAAGCGCTTTGCTACGGCACGAAGGAGGATCGCAAAAAAATCGAGCAAATTTTAGCCGCATATCCGGGTCTAAGAAAGCATATCCCGACGATTATTACGCGAAGCCTGGCTGTCGCAGTAGCTACCCTTAACCAAAACTGGGATAATGAGGAGTACCAGGAGAAGGTTGTGAAGTCGTACCGCAAAATTCAGGAGATCCAGGATCGTCTTGAGGAAACAGGGGAGAAGCCATCTTTGGAACAAATGAGAACAGCGCTCGATTTGCTGAAAATCATTTTGGATACGAAGAAGGTTTCGGTAGAAGAGCAGACACGCTGGTTCCATCAAATTATTGACGAGACTGGCATGTATTATGAATTAAACGACTATCTTGCTCCTTCACGTCTAGCAGAAAAAATTTCCCGATAG
- a CDS encoding HAD-IIIC family phosphatase — protein MAYNVEEKKDTAKRKIKCVVWDLDHTIWNGILMEDTTVELRSDIVNVIKTLDERGILQSIASRNEHEVAMEKLRELGIDHYFIYPQISWNRKSSSIKTIVESINIGMDTIAFIDDQPFEREEVSFNHPDVLCIDAADTEGLLERPEFNPTFVTEDSRNRRSLYMSDIVRNEVEASFDGSQEDFLASLGMVFTVSSVEGDDLKRAEELTVRTHQLNATGYTYSYEELDAFRHSPNHKLFISELEDKYGTYGKIGLTLLECKDNIWTLKLLLMSCRVMSRGVGSVMLQYIARMAHDAGAVLRAEFVPTDRNRMMLLTYKFAGFKDVEERDGLLIFEHDAAHLQSAPDYLTLISRVE, from the coding sequence GTGGCGTACAATGTTGAGGAGAAGAAGGACACGGCCAAGCGTAAAATCAAATGTGTCGTGTGGGATTTGGACCATACGATTTGGAATGGTATTTTAATGGAGGATACTACCGTTGAGCTGCGAAGCGATATTGTCAACGTCATCAAAACGCTGGATGAGCGGGGCATCCTGCAGTCCATTGCCAGCCGCAATGAGCATGAAGTGGCGATGGAAAAATTGAGAGAGCTCGGCATTGATCATTATTTCATCTACCCTCAAATCAGCTGGAACCGCAAATCTTCTTCAATTAAGACAATCGTCGAATCGATTAATATTGGGATGGATACGATTGCGTTTATCGATGATCAGCCGTTTGAGCGGGAAGAGGTCAGCTTCAACCATCCAGACGTCCTGTGCATAGATGCTGCCGACACAGAAGGGCTGCTTGAAAGGCCGGAATTTAATCCAACCTTTGTTACCGAGGACTCCCGGAACCGCAGAAGCCTGTACATGAGCGATATCGTACGCAATGAAGTTGAAGCCAGCTTCGATGGCTCACAGGAGGATTTTCTCGCTTCGCTGGGTATGGTGTTTACGGTTTCTTCGGTTGAGGGAGACGATTTGAAGCGGGCGGAGGAGCTGACGGTAAGAACTCATCAGCTGAACGCAACGGGTTACACGTATTCCTATGAGGAACTGGATGCATTCCGCCATTCACCGAACCATAAGCTGTTTATTTCCGAATTGGAGGATAAATACGGCACGTATGGCAAAATCGGCTTAACGCTGCTTGAATGCAAGGATAATATTTGGACGCTTAAGCTGCTGTTAATGTCATGCCGTGTCATGTCCAGAGGCGTAGGCAGCGTTATGCTTCAATACATCGCCAGGATGGCGCATGACGCGGGAGCGGTACTGCGCGCTGAGTTTGTGCCTACAGACCGTAATCGCATGATGCTGCTTACGTATAAATTTGCCGGATTTAAGGACGTGGAGGAGCGGGACGGACTGCTCATTTTCGAGCATGATGCTGCCCATCTGCAAAGTGCTCCAGACTATCTCACCTTAATCAGCCGTGTTGAATGA
- a CDS encoding acyl-CoA dehydrogenase family protein — translation MKIELTPEQENWQNEFSAFVDSEMVPLADLNDSEERIHPDMLRKMAEAGYLGSMLPKKYGGMELDNVTLGILNEEAGRGCSSARSLLTVHGMVSLAILRWGTEQQRYNWLPKLATGSALAAFGLTEPNAGSDAKSIETTAELDGDEYVLNGRKKWITIAQIADLFLIFAKVGGQPAAFLVERERIGVSVLPMSGLLGARGSMIAEVVLSDCRIPQENLLGKLGMGLTHIALPCLDYGRYTIACGCVGLAQACLEASLEYGSTRVQFGRPLRDNQLIQKMIAEMAVQVKAARMLCYKVGYLRDSGDPDSIMETWTAKYFASTMLGKITSDTVQIHGANGCHSGFPVERYFRDAKINEIIEGTSQMHEMLIAEQQFVTSRRAGRTMAQTANS, via the coding sequence ATGAAAATTGAACTGACTCCAGAACAGGAAAATTGGCAAAATGAGTTCAGCGCGTTTGTTGATAGCGAAATGGTGCCGTTAGCTGATCTCAATGACAGCGAGGAGCGTATTCATCCAGATATGCTTAGGAAAATGGCAGAGGCTGGCTATCTAGGATCGATGCTGCCCAAAAAATACGGTGGTATGGAGCTGGACAACGTCACGCTAGGCATTCTTAACGAAGAGGCGGGTCGCGGCTGCTCGTCCGCAAGAAGCTTGTTGACCGTTCACGGAATGGTGTCCCTTGCTATATTGCGCTGGGGAACTGAGCAGCAGCGCTACAACTGGCTGCCCAAGCTTGCGACCGGCAGCGCATTGGCAGCATTTGGACTAACGGAGCCAAACGCCGGCAGCGATGCCAAGAGTATTGAAACAACGGCCGAGTTAGACGGGGACGAATACGTATTGAATGGCCGCAAAAAATGGATTACTATCGCGCAAATTGCCGATCTGTTTCTCATCTTCGCTAAAGTGGGCGGCCAGCCAGCGGCATTCCTCGTTGAGCGGGAGCGAATCGGGGTATCGGTATTGCCCATGTCCGGCCTGCTCGGTGCAAGGGGATCTATGATTGCCGAGGTCGTGCTTTCCGACTGCCGAATTCCGCAAGAGAATTTGCTTGGCAAGCTCGGAATGGGACTGACGCATATCGCGCTGCCTTGTCTCGACTACGGCAGGTACACCATAGCGTGCGGTTGTGTCGGTTTGGCGCAGGCCTGTCTGGAGGCTTCTCTAGAATACGGCAGCACTAGAGTCCAATTTGGACGACCGCTTCGGGACAATCAATTGATTCAGAAGATGATTGCCGAAATGGCCGTACAGGTGAAAGCGGCTAGAATGCTTTGTTATAAAGTCGGATATTTACGCGATAGCGGCGATCCCGACAGCATTATGGAAACGTGGACGGCCAAATATTTTGCTTCAACTATGCTGGGCAAAATCACCAGCGATACGGTGCAAATTCATGGTGCGAACGGCTGTCATAGCGGCTTTCCGGTTGAACGCTATTTCCGCGATGCCAAAATTAATGAAATCATCGAGGGAACGTCGCAGATGCATGAAATGCTGATTGCTGAGCAGCAGTTCGTGACCAGCCGCCGAGCAGGGCGGACAATGGCTCAAACAGCCAATTCATAA
- a CDS encoding acyl carrier protein translates to MEEMKVKIKKFLSRFFRKHELGDDEDIFALGFVNSLFAMQLVMFLEKEFALTIDSRDMDLDNFRSINRMVSLIQEKAAVDQPSSQVSGG, encoded by the coding sequence ATGGAAGAGATGAAAGTTAAAATCAAGAAGTTTTTATCGCGGTTTTTCCGCAAGCATGAGCTTGGGGACGATGAGGATATTTTCGCATTAGGATTTGTCAATTCCCTGTTCGCGATGCAGCTGGTTATGTTTCTGGAGAAGGAATTTGCGCTTACTATCGATAGCCGTGACATGGATTTGGACAACTTCCGCTCCATTAACCGGATGGTCAGTCTGATTCAAGAGAAAGCAGCGGTTGATCAGCCATCTTCGCAAGTATCAGGAGGTTAA
- a CDS encoding 3-hydroxyacyl-CoA dehydrogenase NAD-binding domain-containing protein yields the protein MKKEVELAVKIGVIGAGVMGRGVAQALAQSGSSVVLVDIEQAKLEQAREEIATQLRFRGLFGSSGNLEASEQIMDRIVFTTEHHNLSDVSFVIENATENWDVKRSIYELIDGICQQDCIFMINTSCISITKLAAVTTRAPQVIGTHFMNPVPTKKTVEVIRGFHTSEECIRAVDGLMGSMGKEMIVVNDYPGFVSNRISHLFMNEAAYVVQDQVASAEEVDEIFKKCYGHAMGPLETADLIGLDTVVHSLNVLYESYQDSKFRCCPLLRKMVDAGLHGRKSGQGFYTY from the coding sequence ATGAAGAAAGAAGTGGAGCTCGCTGTGAAAATCGGGGTAATCGGAGCAGGTGTAATGGGAAGAGGGGTTGCCCAAGCGCTCGCCCAATCAGGCTCATCGGTGGTGCTTGTAGACATTGAGCAAGCGAAGCTTGAACAGGCGAGGGAGGAAATTGCCACCCAGCTGCGATTCCGTGGGCTGTTCGGCTCCTCGGGAAACTTGGAGGCTTCAGAGCAAATTATGGACCGCATCGTGTTTACGACGGAGCATCATAATCTCAGCGACGTCAGCTTTGTCATTGAGAACGCTACGGAAAATTGGGACGTCAAGCGCAGCATTTACGAGCTTATTGATGGCATCTGCCAGCAAGATTGCATTTTTATGATTAACACGTCCTGTATCTCTATTACAAAGCTGGCCGCTGTGACCACACGTGCGCCGCAGGTTATCGGCACTCATTTTATGAATCCGGTGCCAACCAAAAAAACGGTCGAGGTCATTCGCGGTTTTCATACCTCTGAGGAATGTATCCGAGCGGTCGATGGGCTTATGGGCAGCATGGGCAAGGAAATGATCGTCGTTAACGACTATCCGGGCTTTGTATCCAATCGTATTTCCCATTTGTTTATGAATGAAGCTGCTTATGTCGTGCAGGATCAGGTGGCGTCCGCGGAGGAAGTCGATGAAATTTTTAAAAAATGCTACGGACATGCGATGGGGCCGCTTGAAACGGCTGACTTGATCGGTCTGGACACGGTCGTACATTCCTTGAATGTCCTTTATGAAAGCTATCAGGACTCGAAGTTCCGCTGCTGTCCGCTGCTTAGGAAAATGGTCGACGCGGGGCTGCATGGCCGCAAAAGCGGTCAAGGGTTTTATACGTATTAA
- a CDS encoding non-ribosomal peptide synthetase: MDSYSENMLLTSGKWQQEREYWLSKLDPSAEPNAFEGDLKDAGLRPGAVDLVKGQIPPELTERLLPLCRYSQQGLYAFLLSGVLYLLHRYTGERIVTTGMPSGQQTAENTAPNRLIALQVHVDEALPFKEYIQQVSQTVQEARKYKHIPFQAIIRLLKHNPEAAVPAFKTVVALNTLHAPLYMQDSKASVTFYFIMEGDRLQLELLYERSMYSQRYMERMFDHFVGFLEEAIQQTDIPLNQIRLLSQGEIESLERLNPAAIRYPKDKTVHELFDTQAMNTADWTALRFGGMELTYGELKDRSDRLACLLRSKGIGRQRVAAVMTNRSLEMMIAILAVLKAGGAYLPIDPAYPPERISHMLEDSGAGVLLTQDGLISRVDFQGETVNLDDNRVYGELDPLLSNVNDPEDAAYLIYTSGSTGLPKGVLVPHRAVVNFITGITGRIPAFTEGKTIAAVTTLCFDIFVLETLLPLTQGLIVVIAGEEEQHNPALLQRWLAHNRIELLQATPSRIQLLLNDKPAEAGLEQLTTLMVGGEAFPDELLHQLRERCGGASIYNMYGPTETTVWSSVKDVTSASSITLGAPIANTQMYIVDPLLRLLPEGVAGELCIAGDGVAIGYWKREELTADKFVPCPYGNGGKMYRTGDLARRLPGGDIEFLGRMDHQVKIRGFRVELGEIESALLSLEQIKAAVCIAQEDGEGSHILCAYYVSSAALLADGIRSAIASRLPDYMLPSFYIPLSELPYTPNGKIDRKQLPSPYEKVSGLSIGEPPADEKEEKLLRIWKAVLEVETVGVTDDFFNVGGHSLKALKLEVELEKAGFSFESEEIYRYPTIRGFLRRMNGEGAGAATFSPKSRAAFESEAFASAALLTLKHDERIQPFNDLFYKECFYHSLFPILSYYQQSLLPILANDTVIYRYDEDTVHFQVDYAAAKPIEQLLLGIGIRTETRTVGHSVIEELKRAVLSNKPVIVRIDCYYASNRAETYKKQHWPHSWLVFGFDDSKQMFGVIEHDHIERLTYEKRWVSYEDALQGHLGFMDHFGSEMPVYYEFSAIHTNDVVPETDSLLETTASAAAHRQQLLDSSMQSLYSFLEKVKQALRDGQLIKDYGESLLDTLNQIVNAKLVDLYRYEKLAGEYTQLQGAVEESLEAWKQIRALVAKAVFAAKLSAKSAVMLNQQLDSALALEREYAAKLVGMHPETFELEGTQSTY; encoded by the coding sequence ATGGATTCCTATTCGGAAAATATGCTGTTGACGAGCGGCAAATGGCAGCAGGAGAGAGAGTATTGGCTTAGCAAGCTTGATCCTTCCGCTGAGCCGAATGCGTTTGAGGGCGACCTCAAGGATGCTGGCTTGCGCCCGGGTGCGGTCGATTTGGTCAAAGGCCAGATTCCGCCTGAATTGACCGAACGGCTGCTGCCCTTATGCAGGTACTCCCAGCAAGGCTTGTATGCGTTTTTGCTGTCAGGTGTACTCTATTTGCTTCATCGCTATACGGGGGAGCGAATCGTGACCACCGGCATGCCATCCGGACAACAAACGGCAGAAAACACTGCCCCCAACCGGCTGATTGCCCTGCAGGTGCATGTCGATGAAGCATTGCCGTTCAAAGAATATATACAGCAAGTTAGCCAAACGGTGCAGGAGGCAAGGAAGTACAAGCACATTCCCTTCCAAGCCATTATCAGGCTGCTTAAGCACAATCCCGAAGCAGCAGTCCCTGCCTTCAAAACGGTCGTTGCCCTGAATACGCTGCATGCTCCTTTATACATGCAGGACTCGAAAGCTTCCGTTACCTTTTATTTCATTATGGAGGGGGATCGCCTGCAGCTGGAGCTGCTCTATGAACGTTCCATGTATTCGCAGCGATATATGGAACGGATGTTTGATCATTTTGTCGGTTTTCTGGAAGAGGCGATCCAGCAAACGGATATTCCGCTGAACCAGATACGCTTGCTTTCACAAGGGGAAATAGAATCGCTTGAGCGGTTAAATCCGGCCGCTATACGTTATCCAAAGGATAAAACGGTACATGAGCTGTTTGACACCCAAGCGATGAATACTGCAGATTGGACCGCGCTTCGTTTTGGCGGGATGGAGCTTACTTACGGGGAGCTTAAGGATCGTTCGGACCGGCTCGCTTGCCTGCTTCGCAGCAAGGGCATTGGAAGGCAGCGGGTTGCCGCTGTCATGACGAATCGGTCTTTGGAAATGATGATCGCGATTTTGGCGGTGTTGAAGGCCGGGGGCGCCTATTTGCCCATTGACCCGGCTTATCCGCCGGAACGGATTAGCCATATGCTGGAAGATAGCGGCGCAGGCGTCCTGCTTACACAGGATGGATTGATCAGCCGTGTTGATTTTCAGGGGGAAACCGTCAATCTCGACGACAATCGGGTATATGGAGAGCTCGATCCTCTGCTGTCTAATGTGAATGACCCGGAGGATGCCGCTTATTTAATCTATACGTCCGGTTCTACTGGCCTGCCGAAAGGGGTGCTGGTTCCGCACAGGGCAGTCGTTAATTTTATAACGGGCATTACGGGCCGAATCCCGGCCTTCACAGAAGGGAAAACCATTGCTGCCGTTACGACGCTATGCTTCGATATATTCGTGCTGGAGACGCTCCTGCCGCTGACGCAGGGACTAATTGTCGTCATTGCGGGCGAGGAGGAGCAGCATAATCCGGCATTGCTCCAGCGGTGGCTTGCGCACAATCGGATCGAGCTGCTGCAGGCGACGCCTTCCCGGATTCAACTGCTGCTGAACGATAAGCCGGCAGAAGCTGGCTTGGAACAGCTAACGACGCTTATGGTAGGCGGGGAAGCCTTCCCCGATGAGCTGCTTCACCAGCTTCGGGAACGGTGCGGAGGGGCCAGCATTTACAATATGTACGGCCCGACGGAGACGACGGTTTGGTCTTCAGTAAAGGATGTGACGAGTGCGAGCAGCATAACGCTAGGGGCACCTATCGCCAATACGCAAATGTATATTGTCGACCCGCTTCTGCGTTTGCTGCCGGAAGGCGTGGCTGGGGAGCTGTGTATTGCCGGAGACGGCGTCGCGATCGGCTACTGGAAGCGGGAGGAGCTGACGGCTGACAAATTCGTGCCATGTCCTTATGGAAACGGTGGGAAGATGTACCGGACAGGCGATCTGGCACGAAGGCTGCCCGGCGGGGATATTGAGTTTCTGGGGCGCATGGATCATCAAGTGAAAATTAGAGGGTTTAGAGTCGAGCTGGGCGAGATCGAATCTGCCCTATTAAGCCTAGAGCAGATAAAAGCGGCTGTGTGCATTGCACAGGAAGATGGCGAAGGAAGCCACATTCTTTGCGCCTACTATGTTTCCTCGGCGGCTCTGTTGGCGGATGGCATAAGAAGCGCAATAGCTTCCCGGCTGCCCGACTATATGCTGCCCTCATTCTATATTCCGCTGAGCGAGCTTCCGTATACACCAAACGGAAAAATAGACCGGAAGCAGCTGCCCAGCCCATATGAAAAGGTCAGCGGACTATCCATCGGCGAGCCGCCAGCAGATGAGAAGGAGGAGAAGCTGCTCCGCATTTGGAAGGCAGTGCTGGAGGTAGAGACGGTTGGCGTAACCGACGACTTCTTTAATGTCGGCGGCCATTCGCTAAAAGCGTTGAAGCTGGAGGTCGAGCTGGAGAAAGCTGGGTTTTCCTTCGAAAGCGAGGAGATTTACCGCTACCCGACGATTAGGGGCTTTCTGCGGCGGATGAATGGCGAAGGAGCAGGGGCAGCAACCTTTTCGCCAAAAAGCCGAGCTGCATTTGAATCTGAAGCATTCGCTAGTGCAGCATTGCTGACGCTCAAGCATGATGAACGGATCCAACCGTTTAACGATTTATTTTATAAGGAGTGTTTCTATCACTCGCTGTTTCCCATTTTGTCCTACTACCAGCAAAGCCTGCTGCCGATTCTTGCCAATGATACGGTTATCTATCGATATGATGAGGATACGGTTCACTTTCAGGTAGATTACGCAGCGGCAAAGCCAATAGAGCAGCTTTTGCTAGGAATAGGCATTCGGACGGAAACGAGAACGGTCGGCCATTCCGTTATTGAGGAGCTCAAGCGAGCAGTCCTCAGCAATAAGCCGGTTATTGTGCGAATTGACTGCTACTACGCCTCAAACCGGGCTGAAACGTACAAAAAGCAGCATTGGCCGCATTCATGGCTCGTATTCGGCTTTGATGACAGCAAGCAGATGTTCGGCGTCATAGAGCATGACCATATTGAAAGGCTGACCTATGAGAAAAGATGGGTGAGCTACGAGGATGCGCTGCAGGGGCATCTTGGCTTTATGGACCATTTTGGAAGCGAAATGCCTGTTTATTATGAATTTTCAGCTATTCATACCAATGATGTAGTGCCTGAAACAGATAGCTTGCTAGAAACGACTGCTTCCGCCGCGGCACATCGCCAGCAGCTTCTAGACAGCAGCATGCAGTCGCTGTACAGCTTTCTGGAGAAGGTTAAACAAGCGCTGCGGGACGGGCAGCTGATCAAAGATTATGGCGAAAGCTTGCTTGATACACTTAATCAAATCGTAAATGCCAAGCTCGTAGACCTATATCGCTATGAGAAATTAGCTGGTGAGTATACTCAGCTGCAAGGCGCGGTTGAAGAGAGCCTGGAAGCTTGGAAGCAAATTCGTGCCTTAGTGGCAAAAGCGGTGTTTGCCGCCAAATTAAGCGCCAAATCTGCCGTTATGCTGAACCAGCAGCTGGACTCGGCACTCGCGCTGGAACGCGAATACGCGGCAAAGCTTGTGGGCATGCATCCCGAGACGTTTGAGCTGGAAGGTACCCAATCGACTTACTAG